A stretch of the bacterium genome encodes the following:
- a CDS encoding type II secretion system protein GspG has translation MKRKRQGIWLVEILLVVVIICILATISLKLVGFIVQKAKVVSAKAQIAQLAQALETVKDHTGYYPVFLQNLTCSNPAPKLQEKGWKGPYVREVPLDPWGSPYFYQIPPTTLWNSPALPREHGKPETYTAYFESYPGKAILRVENYGITSCDITLNGVVVVYENEFKNKPKPQIIEKEITLQEGNNIVIRARSTPGDFLMISISASLVPSREYFILGSYGKDKVSGGKGFAGDIIWDSRTYPNFQPQQ, from the coding sequence GTGAAAAGAAAAAGGCAAGGTATCTGGTTGGTAGAGATTTTATTGGTAGTGGTTATTATATGTATCCTTGCAACTATAAGTTTAAAATTAGTAGGTTTTATAGTTCAAAAAGCAAAGGTGGTAAGTGCAAAAGCACAGATTGCACAACTTGCACAGGCACTGGAGACAGTTAAGGACCATACAGGATATTATCCTGTGTTTTTACAGAATCTTACCTGTTCTAATCCTGCTCCAAAACTGCAGGAAAAAGGATGGAAAGGTCCATATGTAAGAGAAGTTCCTTTGGACCCATGGGGTTCACCTTATTTTTATCAGATACCTCCCACAACCCTCTGGAATTCTCCTGCTCTTCCGAGAGAACATGGAAAACCAGAGACATACACTGCGTATTTTGAGTCATACCCAGGAAAGGCGATATTAAGGGTTGAAAATTATGGTATTACCTCCTGTGATATTACTTTAAACGGTGTTGTGGTTGTATACGAGAATGAGTTTAAGAATAAGCCGAAACCGCAGATAATAGAGAAAGAAATAACTTTACAGGAAGGAAATAATATAGTCATCAGAGCGAGGAGTACACCGGGTGATTTTCTTATGATTAGTATTTCTGCAAGTTTAGTTCCCAGCAGAGAATATTTTATACTCGGGAGTTACGGAAAAGATAAGGTAAGTGGTGGAAAAGGATTCGCAGGAGATATTATATGGGATTCAAGAACATATCCCAACTTTCAACCCCAGCAGTAA
- a CDS encoding DUF2294 domain-containing protein, giving the protein MNLKANVRITKGQIEAKISEAIIKFEKEYMGRGPEETKTYIMKDVIFIRLKKVLTPAEEQLSKSASGAELIKKVRIQLLENARDVLEKIIYEITGGKVISLHTDISTRTGERIIVFTLDREVSI; this is encoded by the coding sequence ATGAATTTGAAGGCAAATGTACGGATTACAAAAGGGCAGATAGAGGCAAAGATTAGTGAAGCGATTATAAAATTTGAGAAGGAATATATGGGGAGAGGTCCGGAAGAAACAAAAACATATATTATGAAAGATGTTATCTTTATTCGGTTAAAAAAAGTACTTACTCCTGCGGAGGAACAATTATCAAAGAGTGCCAGTGGTGCGGAGCTGATAAAAAAAGTCCGTATACAACTTTTAGAAAATGCGAGAGATGTTCTGGAGAAAATAATTTATGAAATTACTGGAGGTAAAGTAATAAGTTTACATACTGATATAAGTACCAGAACAGGAGAAAGAATAATAGTTTTTACACTTGACAGAGAGGTTAGTATCTAA
- a CDS encoding chorismate synthase, whose protein sequence is MVGCSMGRCIQLTVAGGSYQEGLTAIVQGIPPGILLTEQEIYGDMLLRKPGADELSSPRKEPDLPVIYTGLNSADTIEGAGNKNHTNGTPLTILIPNLDRHFIHVKQYQDTNRTPRPGHASYASFIKYGPDDDAIGAGIFSGRYTSTIVAGGYVAKKVLGYCGIRVFSYIKELAGVRCPEVDYERAFSYTEAYKKMRHDTDPFYQEIYVKGRINMDMRFLEKMRIFAEIEQEIDEIRAKTPKISPEEIRERYGVHHVVNAPDIEIAEEMLKAANKITATGDSSGGVVEVIALGVPAGLGEPVFDKMDAELGRMLGIGAVKGVEVGAGFAVKDMTGSQSNDQMRSENGKVKFLSNNAGGITGGLTTGQPIVVRLAVKGTPTIAKEQLTIDKYTLENKTLSAITRRDPTIVGRIWPIAENYTALVLLDHLMMHYGYQTLKNIAYQKG, encoded by the coding sequence ATGGTAGGATGTAGTATGGGTAGATGTATACAACTTACAGTAGCGGGTGGTTCATACCAGGAAGGACTTACTGCAATAGTACAGGGGATTCCACCAGGTATTTTATTGACAGAGCAGGAGATATATGGAGATATGCTTTTGAGAAAGCCAGGTGCAGATGAACTTTCAAGCCCTCGGAAAGAACCAGACCTTCCTGTTATATATACAGGGCTTAATTCTGCTGATACAATAGAAGGAGCAGGGAATAAAAACCATACCAATGGGACTCCTCTTACAATTCTTATTCCCAATCTGGACAGACATTTTATACATGTAAAGCAATATCAGGATACAAACCGTACACCCAGACCCGGGCATGCTTCATATGCGTCTTTTATAAAATATGGTCCTGATGATGATGCTATAGGGGCAGGGATATTCAGCGGCCGTTATACATCAACCATTGTTGCTGGGGGCTATGTTGCAAAAAAAGTTTTAGGATACTGCGGTATCAGGGTTTTTTCCTATATTAAAGAACTTGCAGGGGTAAGATGTCCTGAAGTTGACTACGAAAGGGCTTTTTCGTATACAGAAGCATATAAAAAGATGAGGCATGATACAGACCCGTTCTATCAGGAAATATATGTAAAGGGACGTATAAATATGGATATGAGATTTCTGGAGAAAATGCGAATTTTTGCAGAGATAGAGCAGGAGATAGATGAGATTCGTGCAAAGACACCTAAGATTTCTCCTGAGGAGATACGAGAGCGATACGGTGTTCATCATGTTGTTAACGCTCCTGATATAGAGATAGCAGAAGAGATGTTAAAAGCAGCAAATAAAATAACTGCTACTGGTGACTCTTCAGGCGGGGTAGTAGAAGTGATTGCTCTTGGAGTTCCTGCAGGACTCGGTGAGCCGGTCTTTGATAAGATGGATGCAGAACTCGGAAGGATGCTGGGTATAGGTGCAGTAAAGGGTGTAGAAGTTGGAGCCGGTTTTGCAGTTAAAGATATGACAGGAAGTCAATCAAATGACCAGATGCGGTCAGAGAATGGTAAGGTGAAGTTCCTTTCAAATAATGCAGGGGGTATTACAGGGGGATTGACAACAGGACAGCCCATAGTAGTGCGTCTTGCTGTAAAAGGGACACCTACCATTGCAAAGGAACAATTAACAATAGATAAATATACTCTTGAAAATAAAACATTATCTGCTATAACAAGAAGAGACCCAACTATTGTCGGTCGTATCTGGCCTATAGCAGAGAATTATACAGCACTGGTACTTTTAGACCACCTGATGATGCACTATGGCTACCAGACACTTAAAAATATTGCCTACCAGAAAGGATGA
- a CDS encoding HAD-IIIA family hydrolase, which yields MPGCKKAVFLDRDGTIIEERGYIKNPEEIVFFPDVISALRVLQERFLLFIITNQSGVGEGYITIDDVEQVNYIVLEVLRKEGVRIEKIYYCPHIKTDRCKCRKPEPYYIYKASEEYGLDISKSFTIGDHPCDVEMAIKSGATGIFVLTGHGRKHLLEIPPSVMVVENISEAIRYIMEIDGLRTVKGILDKYIV from the coding sequence ATGCCAGGATGTAAAAAGGCAGTATTCCTTGACCGTGATGGAACAATTATAGAGGAGAGAGGATATATAAAAAATCCAGAGGAAATCGTTTTCTTTCCCGATGTTATTTCTGCACTCAGGGTTCTTCAGGAAAGGTTCCTTTTATTTATAATTACAAACCAGTCAGGGGTGGGTGAGGGTTATATCACTATAGATGATGTAGAACAAGTAAACTATATTGTTTTAGAAGTTCTCAGGAAAGAAGGAGTTAGGATAGAAAAAATTTATTACTGCCCTCATATAAAAACAGATAGATGTAAATGTAGGAAACCAGAACCATACTATATATACAAAGCATCTGAAGAGTATGGATTGGATATAAGCAAGTCCTTTACGATAGGAGACCATCCCTGTGATGTTGAGATGGCTATTAAATCAGGTGCTACAGGAATTTTTGTTCTTACAGGGCACGGCAGGAAACACCTATTAGAGATTCCCCCTTCAGTGATGGTGGTTGAAAATATAAGTGAGGCTATACGATATATTATGGAGATTGATGGGTTAAGAACAGTTAAAGGTATTTTAGATAAATATATTGTATGA
- a CDS encoding OFA family MFS transporter: MKREPEKSVCLIVIAGFFILLCLGVAYAWGIFIVPITTETGWTRTSVSLAVSILLLVFSLFMPVGGFLEQKIGPGITALMGGIILSAGWIMASFTNSIKWLYMTYGLLGGIGTGLSYLPSVSTGIKCFENRKGLIAGIITAGFGLGSAFLAPLGVELIELYGWRRTMFIYGVILGIIISISSIFLRMPAGENKKAEIKTDDNKNNDYIPIRMIKDVSFKTIFFTYFFAMLSGMMLIGHIVPFLEDAGYSSIQASLAITILAISNGTGRITVGFLSDKWDKGNILRSLFFIIGITSITLNFIPSIYLFYIASVLIGLCFGGFLSIYPAITAEMFGTRYFGVNYGIVFIGYGLGCFAGPLLGGFFYDAMENYFLAFIIAGIISLSGAGLVEFVLKKSKVKT, translated from the coding sequence ATGAAAAGAGAGCCAGAAAAAAGTGTATGTTTGATAGTAATAGCGGGTTTTTTTATTTTGTTATGTCTGGGTGTTGCATATGCGTGGGGTATTTTTATCGTTCCTATAACTACAGAAACAGGATGGACAAGAACTTCAGTTTCTCTCGCTGTTTCAATCCTTCTTCTCGTTTTTTCCTTGTTTATGCCAGTAGGCGGATTTCTTGAACAGAAGATAGGTCCGGGTATTACGGCACTTATGGGGGGTATCATACTGTCTGCTGGCTGGATTATGGCATCTTTTACAAATTCAATTAAATGGTTATATATGACATATGGATTACTTGGAGGTATAGGGACAGGATTGAGTTATTTACCTTCTGTATCAACAGGAATTAAGTGTTTTGAGAACAGGAAAGGATTGATAGCAGGAATAATTACTGCAGGGTTCGGACTTGGTTCTGCTTTTCTTGCTCCTCTCGGAGTAGAACTTATAGAACTCTATGGCTGGCGGAGGACAATGTTTATATACGGAGTTATATTGGGAATAATCATAAGTATTTCTTCAATATTTCTAAGAATGCCAGCGGGAGAAAATAAAAAAGCAGAGATAAAAACAGATGATAACAAAAACAATGACTATATACCTATACGGATGATAAAAGATGTATCTTTCAAAACTATTTTCTTTACCTACTTTTTTGCTATGTTATCAGGAATGATGCTTATAGGACATATTGTTCCATTCCTTGAAGATGCTGGGTATAGTTCCATACAGGCATCTCTTGCTATTACAATACTGGCTATATCTAATGGAACAGGCAGGATTACAGTGGGATTTCTTTCTGATAAATGGGATAAAGGTAATATTCTCCGTTCTCTTTTCTTTATAATCGGAATTACTTCTATCACCTTAAACTTTATACCGTCAATATATCTTTTCTATATCGCATCAGTCCTTATAGGACTATGTTTTGGTGGTTTTTTATCTATTTATCCTGCTATAACAGCGGAGATGTTCGGTACAAGATATTTTGGTGTAAACTATGGAATTGTTTTTATTGGTTATGGTTTAGGTTGTTTTGCAGGTCCATTATTAGGAGGATTTTTTTATGATGCTATGGAAAACTATTTTCTTGCTTTTATAATTGCAGGGATTATTTCATTATCAGGAGCAGGATTGGTGGAATTTGTTTTAAAAAAGAGCAAAGTAAAAACGTAA